Proteins encoded by one window of Nocardia goodfellowii:
- a CDS encoding cytochrome P450 yields MTASIPAGFDFTDPDLLAQRLPVEEFAEARTTAPVHWVPQAGSGFQDEGYWAVTRLEDIKEISKTPEVYSSEENTAVIRFYGDILREEIEVQRFLLLNQDPPRHTKLRRIISKGFTPRAVESLREALRERAERIVHEAKKTGGGDFVEQIACELPLQAIAELIGIPQEDRGKIFKWTNEMISYDDPSFEGDHKVATAEVMGYSWNLAEEKRKCPVDLNGAEDIMSTLLNADVEGESLASDEFAWFVILLAVAGNETTRNAITHGMKAFVDFPEQWELYRAERPRTAPDEIVRWATPVIAFQRTVMQDTVLSGQEMKKGQRVGMFYSAANFDERHFENPYQFNVLRNPNPHVGFGGTGTHFCVGANLARLEIDLMFNVLADVMPNIKQVSEPVRLRSGWLNAIKSWQVEYN; encoded by the coding sequence GTGACCGCATCCATCCCCGCAGGATTCGACTTCACCGACCCCGACCTGCTCGCCCAGCGCCTGCCGGTCGAGGAATTCGCCGAAGCCCGCACCACCGCGCCGGTGCACTGGGTTCCGCAGGCCGGCAGCGGCTTCCAGGACGAGGGCTACTGGGCGGTCACCCGGCTCGAGGACATCAAGGAGATCTCGAAGACGCCCGAGGTCTACTCCTCCGAGGAGAACACCGCCGTCATCCGCTTCTACGGTGACATCCTGCGCGAGGAGATCGAGGTCCAGCGCTTCCTGCTGCTGAACCAGGATCCGCCGCGGCACACCAAACTGCGTCGCATCATCTCCAAGGGCTTCACGCCGCGCGCGGTGGAGTCGCTGCGCGAGGCCCTGCGCGAGCGCGCCGAGCGAATCGTGCACGAGGCCAAGAAAACCGGCGGCGGCGATTTCGTCGAGCAGATCGCCTGCGAACTGCCGCTGCAGGCCATCGCCGAACTGATCGGTATCCCGCAGGAGGATCGCGGCAAGATCTTCAAGTGGACCAACGAGATGATCTCCTACGACGACCCGTCCTTCGAGGGTGACCACAAGGTCGCCACCGCGGAGGTCATGGGCTATTCGTGGAACCTCGCCGAAGAGAAGCGCAAGTGCCCGGTCGACCTCAACGGCGCCGAGGACATCATGTCCACGCTGCTCAACGCCGACGTCGAGGGCGAATCGCTGGCCTCGGACGAATTCGCCTGGTTCGTCATCCTGCTCGCGGTCGCGGGCAACGAGACCACCCGCAACGCCATCACCCACGGTATGAAGGCCTTCGTCGACTTCCCCGAGCAGTGGGAGCTGTACCGGGCCGAGCGTCCGCGCACCGCACCGGACGAGATCGTCCGCTGGGCCACCCCCGTCATCGCCTTCCAGCGCACCGTCATGCAGGACACCGTGCTCAGCGGCCAGGAGATGAAGAAGGGCCAGCGGGTCGGCATGTTCTACAGCGCGGCCAACTTCGACGAGCGGCACTTCGAGAATCCCTACCAGTTCAACGTGCTGCGCAACCCGAATCCGCACGTCGGCTTCGGTGGCACCGGCACGCACTTCTGTGTCGGCGCCAACCTGGCCCGCCTCGAAATCGACCTGATGTTCAACGTTCTCGCCGACGTGATGCCCAATATCAAGCAGGTCTCCGAGCCGGTCCGGCTGCGCTCGGGCTGGCTGAACGCCATCAAGAGCTGGCAGGTCGAGTACAACTGA
- a CDS encoding carotenoid oxygenase family protein, whose amino-acid sequence MAVPHLTGNYAPVTEEVTAFDLPVTGRIPAELSGWYLRNGPNPPAADSIHWFAGDGMVHGVRIENGKAVSYRNRWVRTTTFTDGAGAYGPRGRDLAAGVANTHVIRHAGRTLALVESSYPYEITCELDTVGPHDFDGKLTTAMTAHPKTCPVTGELHFFGYEVIEAPYLTYHRADAAGNLVVSRPVDVPAPTMQHDFNLTAEHVVFMDLPVVFDLQIAMTGAGMPFRWRDDHQARLGVLRRDDPHGEIRWFAIDSCYVFHSLNAYDEPGRIVLEVMRYPDMWRTDSTEIADASLWRWTIDLGTGAVEERQIDDRAGEFPRIDDRLTGLRADFGHVTVTGDGSGGALVRYDLRTGSATAHEFGPGRTPAEAAFAPADEKPGGAGYLMTYVYDESTDRSDLVILDADDLGTQVAAIHLPRRVPFGFHGSWLADH is encoded by the coding sequence ATGGCTGTTCCTCATCTCACCGGCAACTATGCCCCGGTCACGGAAGAGGTCACCGCTTTCGATCTCCCGGTCACCGGCCGGATTCCCGCCGAGTTGTCCGGCTGGTATCTGCGCAACGGCCCGAACCCGCCCGCCGCCGACTCCATCCACTGGTTCGCCGGCGACGGCATGGTGCACGGCGTGCGCATCGAGAACGGCAAGGCGGTGTCCTATCGCAACCGCTGGGTCCGCACCACGACATTCACCGACGGTGCCGGCGCCTACGGCCCCCGGGGGCGGGATCTCGCCGCAGGGGTAGCCAATACGCATGTCATCCGGCACGCGGGCCGCACGCTGGCGCTGGTGGAATCGTCGTACCCGTACGAGATCACCTGCGAGCTGGACACCGTGGGACCGCATGACTTCGACGGCAAACTCACCACGGCGATGACCGCCCATCCGAAGACCTGCCCCGTCACCGGCGAACTGCACTTCTTCGGCTACGAGGTGATCGAGGCTCCGTATCTGACCTATCACCGGGCCGACGCCGCGGGGAATCTCGTGGTGAGCCGGCCGGTCGACGTGCCGGCTCCGACCATGCAGCACGATTTCAATCTGACCGCCGAGCACGTCGTATTCATGGATCTCCCAGTCGTTTTCGATCTCCAGATCGCGATGACGGGTGCCGGCATGCCATTTCGCTGGCGCGACGACCACCAGGCTCGGCTCGGCGTGCTGCGCCGCGACGATCCCCATGGCGAGATTCGCTGGTTCGCCATCGATTCCTGTTATGTCTTCCACAGCCTCAACGCCTACGACGAGCCGGGCCGAATCGTGCTGGAGGTCATGCGATATCCGGATATGTGGCGCACCGACTCCACCGAGATCGCCGATGCCAGCCTGTGGCGCTGGACCATCGATCTCGGCACCGGCGCCGTCGAGGAACGCCAGATCGATGATCGCGCGGGCGAATTCCCGCGCATCGACGACCGGCTGACCGGTCTTCGGGCCGACTTCGGCCATGTCACGGTCACCGGTGACGGTAGCGGCGGCGCGCTGGTGCGCTACGACCTGCGGACAGGATCCGCCACCGCGCACGAGTTCGGTCCGGGCCGCACCCCGGCCGAGGCCGCGTTCGCGCCGGCCGACGAAAAACCCGGCGGCGCGGGCTATCTGATGACCTACGTCTACGACGAAAGCACCGACCGCAGCGATCTGGTGATCTTGGACGCGGACGATCTCGGCACCCAGGTGGCCGCGATTCACCTGCCGCGACGGGTGCCGTTCGGCTTCCACGGCAGCTGGCTCGCCGATCACTGA
- a CDS encoding TetR/AcrR family transcriptional regulator, giving the protein MSEAKSRGRAPVVRDADIRRVARMLLTSEGVDAVTLRAIARELGITAPALYRHYNSRDDLLERMRLDYCAELAAELADQIAPLPEDGAEQFFAICKGFRRWALAHPREFTLVFASPGIGAAPMMRRFDEPFGRIFLAAAGRLLATYDVITPPTDVIPEELREDLVLFQTELLTTLSESGQKFPAEKLDLGVTYLMIQIWARLYGHVTLEVFGNYPIPLSHPEILFDAMLTDLGRNAGLIPS; this is encoded by the coding sequence ATGAGTGAGGCCAAGTCGCGAGGGCGCGCGCCGGTGGTGCGCGACGCCGATATCCGGCGGGTCGCCCGGATGTTGCTCACCTCCGAGGGTGTCGACGCGGTGACGTTGCGGGCGATCGCCCGGGAACTCGGGATCACCGCACCGGCGCTGTATCGGCACTACAACTCGCGCGACGATCTGCTGGAACGGATGCGGCTGGACTACTGCGCCGAACTGGCCGCGGAACTGGCCGACCAGATCGCGCCGCTGCCCGAGGACGGCGCGGAGCAGTTCTTCGCCATCTGCAAGGGTTTCCGGCGCTGGGCGCTGGCGCATCCCAGGGAATTCACGCTGGTGTTCGCCTCGCCCGGCATCGGGGCCGCGCCGATGATGCGCCGCTTCGACGAACCCTTCGGCCGGATCTTCCTGGCCGCGGCCGGGCGGCTGCTGGCGACCTACGACGTCATCACGCCGCCGACGGACGTCATCCCGGAGGAGTTGCGCGAAGACCTCGTGCTGTTCCAAACCGAGCTGCTGACAACGCTGTCCGAGTCGGGGCAGAAGTTCCCGGCGGAGAAGCTCGATCTCGGCGTCACCTACCTGATGATCCAGATCTGGGCCCGGCTGTACGGGCATGTCACGCTCGAGGTGTTCGGCAACTATCCGATACCGCTGTCGCATCCGGAGATCCTGTTCGACGCCATGCTGACGGATCTGGGCCGCAACGCGGGGCTGATTCCCAGCTGA
- a CDS encoding SRPBCC family protein, whose amino-acid sequence MGHVEHAAVANAPREYAFEYVDDYRNVPRWMFGVKHFTPVGEQTSGVGAVFDTAINLGPMTLHVRGDVIEWEENSVIALRAVKGIEGRMRWHFETLGADTAKISVVCDYQVPGGLTGRALDRVIQAFIGPAIRHTEKHLRQQIESGYQKASSA is encoded by the coding sequence ATGGGTCATGTCGAGCACGCCGCCGTCGCGAACGCGCCGCGGGAGTACGCCTTCGAGTACGTCGACGACTATCGCAATGTGCCGCGCTGGATGTTCGGCGTCAAGCACTTCACGCCGGTGGGGGAGCAGACCAGCGGTGTCGGCGCGGTGTTCGACACCGCGATCAACCTCGGCCCGATGACGCTGCATGTGCGCGGCGATGTCATCGAGTGGGAAGAGAATTCGGTGATCGCGCTGCGGGCGGTCAAAGGCATCGAGGGCCGGATGCGCTGGCACTTCGAAACACTCGGCGCGGACACCGCCAAGATCAGCGTGGTGTGCGACTACCAGGTTCCGGGCGGCTTGACCGGGCGCGCGCTGGACCGGGTGATCCAGGCGTTCATCGGGCCCGCCATCCGGCACACCGAGAAACACCTGCGCCAGCAGATCGAATCCGGTTACCAGAAAGCGTCGAGCGCCTAG
- the pabB gene encoding aminodeoxychorismate synthase component I, whose translation MRTLLIDNYDSFTYNLYQLISEVNGVEPTVVRNDDATTVAELGLSDFDNVVVSPGPGRPDVARDIGISAAVIQETELPLLGVCLGHQGIVVAAGGKVGRAPAARHGYLDRVGHDQRELFAGLPQDFTVVRYHSLCALSPLPDSLEVTATTPDGVIMGVRHRTRPHWGVQFHPESVAGEYGTALLRNFAELTAAHRVSRSRLPDAMSGAARRSGRPGVVSAGPWTPAPPTPGRPEEVRRLANAATRTHAAQPATVAPVRGEQAESRSTAELFHRHPGTAAPAVGPGTVPELRPPTPSDTPYRLGELGRPWQIRHQVIERAVDTEAAFLRLYRESPTAFWLDSEHVEPGLDRFSFLGDASGPYAEVVRYRVGDGSVVVETADGERHTDRGDILSYLAGQLRRRAAEIPDLPFDFAGGYVGYLGYEVKADCGASPAHRSAVPDAQWIFADRLVVVDHVTGQTHLLALTDPGSEIARVATEDWLRDTRAALAELPTWANPPELEMDSDLGAVEGLLTRGHERYLADIAACLAKLRAGESYEICLTDGVTVPAGDSDGLDFYRTLRRCNPAPYAAYLRFDDLDIACSSPERFLKIDKARTVESKPIKGTAPRGATPAEDERLRRELAADPKTRAENLMIVDLLRNDLGRVCQIGSVHVPNLMATETYTTLHQLVSTVRGTLRADVDVIDCVRACFPGGSMTGAPKLRTMEIIDELETEARGVYSGTIGFLGLGGTADLNIVIRTAVRHDGHWRIGAGGAIVLDSDPEAEYHEVLLKAAATYRALRRRSGPA comes from the coding sequence ATGCGCACGCTGCTCATCGACAACTACGACTCGTTCACCTACAACCTGTATCAGCTGATCAGTGAGGTGAACGGCGTCGAACCGACGGTCGTGCGCAACGACGACGCGACGACGGTAGCGGAGCTGGGTCTTTCCGATTTCGACAATGTGGTCGTCTCGCCCGGCCCGGGGCGTCCCGACGTGGCGCGGGACATCGGCATCTCGGCGGCGGTGATCCAGGAGACGGAATTACCCTTGCTCGGGGTTTGCCTCGGGCACCAGGGGATCGTGGTCGCGGCGGGCGGGAAGGTCGGCCGGGCGCCGGCCGCGCGGCACGGGTATCTGGATCGGGTCGGCCACGATCAGCGCGAACTGTTCGCGGGGCTGCCGCAGGACTTCACGGTGGTGCGGTATCACTCGCTGTGCGCGCTGAGTCCCCTGCCGGACAGTCTGGAGGTCACCGCCACAACGCCTGACGGGGTCATCATGGGGGTACGGCACCGGACTCGGCCGCACTGGGGCGTGCAGTTCCACCCGGAATCGGTTGCCGGAGAGTACGGGACGGCGCTGCTCCGCAATTTCGCTGAACTGACCGCGGCGCATCGGGTTTCGCGCAGTCGACTACCGGACGCCATGTCCGGCGCGGCGCGGCGATCCGGCCGTCCCGGGGTGGTCTCGGCTGGGCCATGGACCCCAGCCCCGCCGACTCCCGGCCGCCCGGAGGAGGTCCGCCGGCTCGCGAACGCGGCTACTCGGACCCACGCCGCGCAACCAGCGACCGTCGCCCCTGTACGCGGTGAGCAAGCCGAAAGCCGGTCCACCGCAGAGCTTTTCCACCGGCATCCCGGTACCGCCGCCCCGGCCGTCGGACCGGGCACGGTCCCCGAGCTGCGACCGCCGACACCGTCCGACACCCCTTACCGCTTGGGCGAACTCGGCCGCCCCTGGCAGATACGGCATCAGGTGATCGAGCGGGCGGTCGATACCGAGGCGGCGTTCCTGCGGCTCTATCGCGAATCACCCACCGCGTTCTGGCTCGACAGTGAACATGTCGAGCCGGGGCTGGACCGGTTCTCTTTCCTCGGCGATGCCAGCGGACCGTACGCGGAGGTGGTGCGGTACCGGGTGGGTGACGGATCGGTCGTGGTGGAGACCGCGGACGGCGAACGGCACACCGATCGCGGGGACATCCTGAGCTACCTGGCCGGACAGCTCCGCCGGCGCGCGGCCGAAATCCCGGATCTGCCATTCGATTTCGCGGGCGGCTACGTCGGGTATCTCGGATACGAGGTGAAAGCCGACTGCGGAGCGAGCCCGGCGCATCGTTCCGCGGTGCCGGACGCCCAGTGGATCTTCGCCGACCGGCTCGTCGTCGTCGACCATGTGACCGGGCAGACGCATCTGCTCGCCCTCACCGACCCGGGGTCCGAGATCGCGCGCGTCGCTACCGAGGATTGGCTGCGCGATACCCGTGCGGCGCTGGCAGAGCTACCCACCTGGGCGAATCCGCCGGAGCTCGAGATGGATTCGGACCTCGGCGCGGTCGAGGGTCTGCTCACGCGCGGGCACGAACGGTATCTCGCGGATATCGCGGCGTGCCTGGCGAAGCTGCGGGCCGGCGAATCGTACGAGATCTGCCTGACCGACGGCGTCACCGTACCCGCGGGTGACTCCGACGGCCTCGACTTCTACCGCACCCTGCGGCGCTGCAATCCCGCACCGTATGCCGCTTACCTGCGCTTCGACGATCTCGATATCGCCTGCTCCTCACCGGAGCGCTTCCTCAAGATCGACAAGGCGCGCACCGTGGAGAGCAAGCCGATCAAAGGCACCGCGCCGCGCGGCGCGACCCCGGCCGAGGACGAGCGCCTGCGCCGGGAACTGGCCGCCGATCCCAAGACTCGCGCCGAGAATCTGATGATCGTCGACCTGCTGCGCAACGACCTGGGCCGGGTCTGCCAGATCGGCAGCGTGCACGTGCCGAACCTGATGGCCACCGAGACCTATACGACCCTGCACCAACTGGTTTCGACCGTGCGCGGCACCCTGCGCGCCGACGTCGATGTGATCGACTGCGTGCGTGCGTGTTTCCCCGGCGGCTCGATGACCGGTGCGCCCAAGCTGCGCACCATGGAGATCATCGACGAACTGGAAACCGAAGCGCGCGGAGTCTATTCGGGCACCATCGGATTCCTCGGGCTCGGCGGCACCGCGGATCTGAACATCGTCATCCGGACCGCTGTCCGGCACGACGGCCACTGGCGCATCGGCGCCGGCGGCGCGATCGTCCTGGATTCCGATCCGGAAGCCGAATACCACGAGGTCCTGCTCAAAGCCGCCGCGACGTATCGCGCGCTGCGCCGCCGATCCGGCCCGGCATGA
- a CDS encoding Clp protease N-terminal domain-containing protein, which translates to MLRAGQEARQDGSATIEAQHLLLAIAELEGTAPQSLLIAAGLDAQTIRAALNREFERSLAVAGVTISNLPEASPYSAKEPVLGASSKLALERMARTYAKRELHPANLLLAILLAEVGTVPRALALAGVDRAELITRISDFRAEE; encoded by the coding sequence GTGCTGCGGGCCGGGCAGGAAGCGCGGCAAGACGGCTCGGCGACGATCGAGGCCCAGCACCTGCTGCTGGCGATCGCCGAACTCGAGGGCACCGCCCCGCAAAGCCTGCTCATCGCGGCGGGGCTGGATGCGCAGACGATACGGGCGGCGCTGAACCGCGAATTCGAGCGAAGTCTGGCGGTCGCCGGGGTGACGATTTCGAATCTGCCTGAAGCAAGCCCTTATTCGGCGAAAGAGCCGGTCCTGGGTGCGAGCAGCAAACTCGCGCTGGAACGAATGGCGCGCACCTACGCCAAACGTGAACTGCACCCGGCGAATCTGCTGCTCGCGATCCTGCTCGCCGAGGTCGGCACGGTGCCGCGGGCGCTCGCGCTCGCGGGCGTCGACCGGGCCGAATTAATCACGCGGATAAGCGATTTCCGCGCCGAAGAATGA
- a CDS encoding TerD family protein encodes MKLSKGANTAVPTSLLAVVVSWRSAHVVDAHALLLTGAGTVRTDRDLVFYNAPRHVSQAVTLDQEPEPGTARLSVSLPRTEPEIERIVLSGSLDDGTFGAVAELTVTVFDADGPVAEYEITDADAVSAMMFGEFYRRDGRWKFRAIGQGWAEGLAGLITEFGVQVDEPAATDVPHHAPTGVAAAPDVRTHATRQPAGATALAGPPESAPAEQATPARHLPDEMPHPGQRAPENRLPASHYDSTARIDEHPTAPIPTYPAGTPREQGVRPVDLSRRTVTAPEPPPPPPPNPERADWHPDPENPARLRWWDGTEWTSARREPLPPNPRNCDRCGNPRRRKLFGRLAPCVHCATEIEEYLTHWHTQVWRVLTTSGPSGPEWDALWASLRYQRIDEAAGRLALRDAALSYVERLVTFAFADGEIAQAEFEAFEEAIVELDLTGPLIDDLHRRMARGRMLSRLREGELPAIRTPGLHLDPEERVHLDLPATHVRQLARGPKLSEGRLIASNKKLRFVGTGAGTELPWSRVVSVAIEDDLVVLAATSARGGASFEVDDPDYVAAALEGALRVAKRLVLTPGQRDSRSIPQEVKAEVWQRDGGRCVECGSSHYLEFDHVIPLSRGGATSASNLQILCRSCNRVKGARI; translated from the coding sequence ATGAAACTCAGCAAAGGCGCCAACACGGCGGTACCGACATCCCTACTGGCCGTGGTCGTTTCATGGCGGTCGGCCCATGTCGTGGACGCGCACGCGCTGTTGCTCACCGGCGCGGGCACGGTGCGCACGGACCGGGACCTGGTCTTCTACAACGCGCCGCGCCACGTGTCCCAGGCCGTCACGCTCGATCAGGAGCCCGAACCGGGGACAGCACGGCTGAGTGTCTCGTTGCCGCGCACCGAACCCGAGATCGAGCGCATCGTGCTCAGCGGGTCGCTCGACGACGGAACCTTCGGCGCTGTCGCGGAGCTGACCGTCACCGTGTTCGACGCTGACGGGCCGGTCGCGGAATACGAGATCACCGATGCCGACGCGGTGTCGGCCATGATGTTCGGCGAGTTCTATCGGCGCGACGGTCGCTGGAAGTTCCGCGCCATCGGCCAGGGCTGGGCCGAGGGGCTGGCCGGACTGATCACCGAATTCGGTGTGCAAGTCGACGAACCCGCCGCCACGGACGTACCGCACCACGCCCCGACCGGCGTAGCGGCCGCACCCGATGTCCGTACCCACGCGACCAGGCAGCCCGCCGGCGCCACCGCACTGGCCGGCCCGCCCGAATCCGCACCGGCCGAGCAAGCCACGCCCGCACGCCACCTGCCCGACGAAATGCCGCACCCGGGTCAGCGGGCACCCGAAAACAGGTTGCCCGCATCGCATTACGATTCGACCGCCCGTATCGACGAGCATCCCACCGCGCCCATCCCGACCTACCCGGCAGGCACCCCGCGCGAGCAGGGTGTCCGTCCCGTGGATCTCAGCCGGCGCACCGTCACGGCCCCGGAACCGCCACCCCCTCCGCCGCCGAATCCCGAACGAGCGGATTGGCATCCGGATCCGGAGAACCCCGCCCGACTACGGTGGTGGGACGGAACGGAATGGACCTCGGCCCGGCGTGAGCCGCTGCCGCCGAACCCACGAAACTGCGATCGCTGCGGAAATCCGCGGCGGCGCAAGCTGTTCGGGCGGCTCGCGCCCTGCGTGCACTGTGCCACCGAGATCGAGGAATACCTCACCCACTGGCACACCCAGGTCTGGCGGGTGCTCACCACCTCCGGGCCGAGCGGACCGGAGTGGGACGCGCTGTGGGCGTCGCTGCGTTATCAGCGCATCGACGAGGCCGCCGGTCGCCTCGCGCTGCGCGACGCCGCGCTCAGCTACGTCGAACGCCTGGTGACCTTCGCGTTCGCCGACGGGGAGATCGCGCAAGCCGAGTTCGAGGCCTTCGAGGAGGCCATCGTGGAGCTGGACCTCACCGGCCCGCTCATCGACGACCTGCACCGGCGCATGGCTCGGGGCCGCATGCTGTCCCGGTTGCGCGAAGGCGAACTGCCCGCGATCCGCACACCGGGCCTGCACCTGGATCCCGAAGAGCGAGTACATCTCGACCTTCCCGCCACCCACGTCCGTCAGCTGGCCCGCGGCCCCAAGCTCAGCGAGGGGCGGCTGATCGCCAGCAACAAGAAGTTGCGTTTCGTCGGCACCGGCGCGGGCACCGAACTCCCCTGGAGCCGGGTGGTTTCGGTCGCCATCGAGGACGACCTGGTGGTGCTCGCCGCCACGTCGGCCCGGGGCGGCGCCAGCTTCGAGGTCGACGATCCCGATTACGTCGCGGCCGCGCTGGAAGGTGCCCTGCGCGTCGCCAAACGGCTGGTCCTCACTCCCGGCCAGCGCGATTCACGCAGCATTCCGCAAGAGGTGAAAGCCGAAGTGTGGCAACGCGACGGCGGCCGATGCGTGGAGTGCGGCAGCAGCCACTATCTCGAATTCGACCACGTCATCCCGCTTTCGCGCGGCGGCGCGACCAGTGCGTCCAACCTGCAAATCCTGTGCCGCTCCTGTAACCGCGTCAAAGGCGCGCGCATTTGA
- a CDS encoding phosphotransferase family protein produces the protein MSDAQPVGVDPDVVDFAVVGKWMDEQGLPGGTFEEVRALGGGTQNIMLRFTRGGRDYVLRRGPKHLRAKSNEVIRREARLLGALDGTGIRAPRVIAACPDEAVLGAVFYLMEPITGFNPQNELPELHAGDPEIRRQMGLSAVEAIARLGMLDYEKLGLADYGKPAGFLERQVPRWLAELDSYSANEGYPGPQIPGVREVGDWLERNRPSEWRPGILHGDCHLANMMFEFDSPQVAAMVDWEMSTIGDPLLDLGWQIATRPEPGTTIGSLTGKLGSVGDLPTPAEMVAHYGEFSDRDLTAVDWYTVLACFKLGIVLEGTYARAFAGKAPKQIGDFLHACTLELFERAHRVMQ, from the coding sequence ATGTCTGATGCGCAACCGGTCGGAGTAGATCCTGACGTCGTCGATTTCGCCGTCGTCGGGAAGTGGATGGATGAGCAGGGGCTGCCCGGCGGGACGTTCGAGGAAGTGCGCGCGCTGGGCGGCGGCACCCAGAACATCATGCTGCGCTTCACCCGGGGCGGCCGCGACTACGTGCTGCGGCGCGGGCCGAAGCATTTGCGCGCCAAGAGCAATGAGGTGATCCGCCGGGAGGCCCGGCTGCTCGGCGCGCTCGACGGCACCGGCATTCGCGCGCCCCGCGTCATCGCCGCCTGCCCCGATGAGGCGGTGCTCGGCGCCGTCTTCTATCTGATGGAGCCGATCACCGGCTTCAACCCGCAGAACGAACTGCCCGAACTGCACGCCGGTGACCCCGAGATCCGGCGGCAGATGGGCCTGTCCGCGGTCGAGGCCATCGCCCGGCTCGGCATGCTCGACTACGAGAAGCTGGGCTTGGCCGATTACGGCAAGCCCGCCGGCTTTCTGGAACGCCAGGTGCCGCGCTGGCTGGCCGAGCTCGATTCGTATTCCGCCAACGAGGGCTACCCCGGCCCGCAGATCCCCGGCGTGCGGGAAGTCGGCGACTGGCTGGAGCGCAATCGCCCGTCCGAATGGCGGCCGGGCATTCTGCACGGCGACTGCCATCTCGCCAACATGATGTTCGAGTTCGACAGCCCGCAGGTCGCGGCCATGGTCGACTGGGAGATGTCCACCATCGGTGATCCGCTGCTGGACCTCGGCTGGCAGATCGCCACCCGCCCCGAACCCGGTACCACCATCGGCTCGTTGACCGGCAAGCTCGGCTCGGTCGGTGATCTGCCGACGCCGGCGGAGATGGTCGCGCACTACGGCGAATTCTCCGACCGCGATCTGACGGCCGTCGATTGGTATACCGTGCTGGCCTGTTTCAAGCTCGGCATCGTCCTGGAGGGCACCTACGCCCGCGCCTTCGCGGGCAAGGCCCCGAAGCAGATCGGCGACTTCCTGCACGCGTGCACCCTCGAACTCTTCGAACGGGCACACCGCGTCATGCAGTAG
- a CDS encoding lysophospholipid acyltransferase family protein → MRETEHIRDLDHPLFKAARAYTNYFTPTVTGVENLPTSGPALVIGNHSSIYWMPEVWITYMAMLERRPDEPSFGVAHDVVLGVPYIGDAIRRFGVIPANRDAAAAGLKDGGAVLVYPGGDWEACRPWTDRAKIDLAGRKGFIRLALEMGVPVIPAVANGGHDSIFVLSRGERSARLLQLDKLFRAKVFPYTLGVPFGVAPVVPQVPLPATVDVSFLPALDWSTQPGDPADTDLVESYYARTVEVMQTELDRLRAETPRPVATGIKNHLADLPGPLSALAALVP, encoded by the coding sequence ATGCGCGAAACCGAGCACATTCGAGACCTCGACCACCCGCTGTTCAAAGCGGCTCGGGCCTATACGAACTACTTCACGCCCACTGTGACCGGTGTGGAAAATCTGCCCACGTCCGGCCCGGCGCTGGTGATCGGGAACCATTCCTCGATCTACTGGATGCCGGAGGTGTGGATCACCTACATGGCCATGCTGGAGCGCCGCCCGGACGAGCCATCCTTCGGTGTGGCGCACGATGTCGTGCTGGGCGTTCCCTACATCGGCGACGCCATCCGGCGATTCGGTGTCATCCCGGCGAATCGAGACGCGGCCGCCGCGGGCCTCAAGGACGGCGGCGCGGTCCTGGTCTACCCGGGCGGTGACTGGGAAGCCTGCCGCCCCTGGACCGATCGCGCCAAGATCGACCTCGCGGGCCGCAAGGGCTTTATCCGGCTGGCGTTGGAGATGGGGGTGCCGGTGATTCCCGCCGTCGCCAACGGCGGCCACGATTCCATCTTCGTGCTCAGCCGCGGCGAGCGGTCCGCCAGGCTACTGCAATTGGATAAACTGTTCCGCGCCAAGGTTTTTCCCTACACCCTGGGCGTGCCGTTCGGAGTCGCGCCGGTCGTACCGCAGGTTCCGCTGCCCGCCACGGTGGACGTGAGTTTCCTGCCCGCCCTGGATTGGTCCACCCAGCCCGGCGACCCGGCGGACACCGACCTGGTCGAGAGTTACTACGCCCGAACGGTCGAGGTGATGCAGACCGAACTCGATCGCCTGCGCGCCGAAACTCCCCGCCCGGTGGCCACCGGCATCAAGAACCATCTGGCAGACCTCCCGGGCCCGCTCTCGGCGCTCGCCGCCCTGGTTCCATGA